One segment of Phosphitispora fastidiosa DNA contains the following:
- the yabP gene encoding sporulation protein YabP, protein MIDRDQIREYKIIMTNRETALIEGVENVESFDEEEILLETKMGLLILKGRGMHVVQLNLEDGVLMVEGYCKSLEFSDEKNARGVRNKSRGFLERILK, encoded by the coding sequence TTGATAGACCGGGATCAGATAAGAGAATATAAAATTATTATGACCAATAGGGAAACTGCCCTTATTGAAGGGGTGGAGAATGTTGAAAGCTTTGATGAGGAAGAGATTCTTTTGGAAACCAAAATGGGACTGTTAATATTAAAAGGCCGGGGAATGCACGTAGTCCAGCTTAATTTGGAGGACGGTGTGCTAATGGTTGAAGGCTACTGCAAATCCCTGGAATTCTCAGATGAAAAAAATGCACGGGGTGTCAGAAATAAAAGCAGAGGCTTTTTAGAGCGCATCTTAAAATAG
- the yabQ gene encoding spore cortex biosynthesis protein YabQ, whose translation MQSLESQFFSFLVTLLMGLTIGILFDFYNVTKGIIRPRKAGTYLGDLLFWVITTIVVFFMLLIGNWGELRFYVIIGILAGVVCYIKFLSPMVIKILLYIICFFKTVLAGIAKGLRFFWFIVSYPVILLGNIIIIPVGLLGRTCNKLCSFTGRQSERFIKKPAREKSVLLKKNIKNKLNSLVNRKP comes from the coding sequence ATGCAGTCTTTGGAGTCCCAGTTTTTTTCGTTTCTTGTGACTTTATTGATGGGATTAACAATTGGCATCCTTTTTGATTTTTATAATGTTACCAAAGGAATCATCCGTCCCCGAAAGGCGGGCACATACCTAGGCGATTTATTATTTTGGGTGATCACAACTATTGTGGTCTTTTTCATGCTGCTGATCGGGAATTGGGGTGAACTGCGTTTTTATGTTATCATCGGGATCCTGGCAGGAGTAGTATGTTACATAAAGTTCCTGAGCCCGATGGTAATAAAAATACTCTTATATATTATTTGTTTTTTTAAGACAGTCCTTGCAGGTATTGCCAAGGGCCTGCGCTTCTTTTGGTTTATCGTAAGTTATCCTGTAATTTTGCTGGGAAATATAATAATTATTCCGGTAGGGCTTCTAGGAAGAACTTGTAACAAGTTGTGCAGTTTTACCGGACGACAGAGTGAGAGATTTATTAAAAAGCCTGCCAGGGAAAAAAGTGTTTTATTGAAAAAAAATATTAAGAATAAGCTAAATTCATTGGTTAATAGAAAGCCTTAA
- a CDS encoding sigma factor-like helix-turn-helix DNA-binding protein, with protein MKIEIRGVERLSFRERQVVTLKEMGYSNDRISKKLGLTGSTVATLYSRAKNKGYEVVIIIPGDSLGLFGPDDEDGDS; from the coding sequence ATGAAGATAGAAATCAGAGGCGTGGAAAGACTGAGCTTTCGGGAGCGCCAGGTGGTAACCTTAAAGGAAATGGGTTATTCAAATGATAGAATTTCCAAAAAGCTCGGGTTAACCGGAAGCACCGTGGCAACCCTTTACAGCCGTGCCAAGAACAAGGGGTATGAGGTTGTTATTATTATACCTGGGGATAGTTTGGGGTTATTCGGGCCTGATGATGAGGATGGTGATTCGTAA
- a CDS encoding FtsB family cell division protein has protein sequence MPGILRSPKHKKFKYKLKGPSVIILILLGMIFYSFGGQMVKMYNVQHEITNIQEQMNQLKVNNDTLKKQLEQLNSEAYIEREAREKLGLVKPGEKIILEARTGEKGSTIPAAAKNPKQIEVH, from the coding sequence ATGCCGGGTATACTTAGAAGCCCAAAGCACAAGAAATTTAAGTATAAACTTAAAGGTCCCAGTGTAATTATTCTTATATTATTGGGGATGATTTTTTATTCCTTTGGTGGACAAATGGTAAAAATGTATAATGTTCAGCATGAGATTACAAATATTCAGGAACAGATGAACCAGCTTAAGGTAAATAATGACACCTTAAAAAAACAATTGGAACAATTGAACTCTGAAGCATATATTGAGAGAGAGGCGCGGGAGAAGCTGGGGCTGGTTAAACCGGGGGAGAAAATAATTCTTGAAGCAAGAACAGGTGAAAAAGGGAGCACAATTCCGGCTGCTGCCAAAAACCCCAAACAAATTGAAGTACATTAA
- a CDS encoding S1 RNA-binding domain-containing protein has translation MSIEVGSIVEGVVTGITNFGAFIELPGGQTGLVHISEVADSYVRDVKDYLKDKDRVKVKVIAVDKGKIGLSIKQAKPIVAHSTSERKSNPERRGYHQPARKPENFEDRLTKFMKESDERQQDIRRSTDNKRGGKGSKKSYKTSV, from the coding sequence ATGTCAATTGAAGTGGGGAGCATCGTTGAAGGAGTGGTCACAGGTATCACCAATTTTGGGGCTTTTATTGAATTGCCCGGGGGCCAGACGGGATTAGTTCACATTTCCGAGGTTGCCGACTCTTATGTCAGGGATGTCAAAGATTATCTCAAGGATAAGGACCGGGTAAAGGTCAAGGTTATTGCTGTAGACAAGGGCAAAATAGGTCTGTCTATCAAACAAGCCAAGCCAATCGTTGCTCACAGCACTTCCGAGCGCAAGAGTAATCCTGAACGCAGGGGATATCATCAGCCTGCCAGGAAGCCGGAAAATTTTGAAGACCGGTTGACTAAGTTTATGAAGGAGAGTGATGAGCGCCAGCAGGACATTCGGCGCAGCACTGATAACAAAAGGGGCGGCAAAGGCTCCAAAAAATCGTATAAGACTTCGGTCTGA
- a CDS encoding Ppx/GppA phosphatase family protein, whose protein sequence is MRIAVVDIGTNSTRLLITGYAAEELRTYETSLVTTRLGEGIGRKSHLSRAAIERTIEALLKFRDTIIRVGADKIVVAATSAVRDADNRMDFLSEVARQVGWDVRVLSGGEEAELSYQGAVSSFGLKYGKPAVVDIGGGSTEFIWTENGNLNCISKQVGAVRMTDTHASQAEIAELLKEVLSNVRGTGVHHFIGVGGTITTAAAIDQRLSVYDPEAVHGYCLKEGSIADILSELEVMSPSRRKEVPGLQPERADIIIAGLRILLAVVRGLGAGAITVSETDIMHGLALSAALTTN, encoded by the coding sequence ATGCGTATTGCTGTTGTTGATATAGGGACAAATTCTACAAGGCTGCTTATTACGGGTTATGCAGCGGAGGAATTGCGGACATATGAGACAAGCCTGGTAACTACGAGGCTGGGAGAGGGAATTGGCAGGAAAAGTCATTTATCCCGGGCGGCGATAGAACGGACAATTGAAGCGCTGCTGAAGTTCCGCGATACAATAATCAGAGTTGGGGCTGATAAGATTGTCGTGGCGGCAACAAGCGCTGTGCGTGATGCGGACAACCGGATGGATTTTTTGTCAGAGGTTGCCAGACAGGTAGGATGGGATGTAAGGGTTCTGTCAGGAGGAGAGGAAGCTGAACTAAGCTACCAGGGGGCTGTCAGCAGCTTTGGTCTGAAGTATGGGAAGCCGGCAGTAGTTGATATCGGCGGGGGAAGTACGGAATTTATCTGGACAGAAAACGGGAATTTAAATTGTATCAGTAAACAGGTTGGTGCAGTCAGAATGACTGATACTCATGCTTCTCAAGCTGAGATTGCAGAATTACTTAAAGAAGTGCTGTCTAATGTTCGGGGAACAGGGGTACATCACTTCATAGGGGTGGGGGGGACCATAACTACTGCGGCAGCGATTGACCAGCGCCTGTCGGTTTATGACCCTGAAGCAGTTCATGGTTATTGCCTTAAAGAGGGAAGTATAGCTGACATCCTGTCCGAGCTTGAGGTGATGTCTCCTTCCCGGAGAAAAGAGGTTCCAGGGCTGCAGCCTGAAAGAGCGGACATTATAATTGCAGGATTAAGAATCCTGCTGGCTGTTGTCAGGGGACTGGGCGCTGGTGCGATAACTGTCAGTGAAACTGATATTATGCACGGCCTGGCCTTGAGTGCGGCACTGACTACAAATTAA